One window from the genome of Rhodopseudomonas sp. P2A-2r encodes:
- a CDS encoding autotransporter outer membrane beta-barrel domain-containing protein, translating to MPVPSAADSNARLSAGIALTDVGNNFLRRLGNQATWGFNKALRTNAGGGGGSEATEAPGFRTWAEAYGVTANTGAVGDFVGDKRNTAGGVVGFGARVMPGVNLGLSVDQSRTSIDVPLALQSATLDLTQVGFNAAIDKGVWTWAIALVHGSGRIDSRRDTGLGFATAGYNARIDGVLTELSYFWSLGQGRIVPKVAFEYVHSSTDALQEFGGLDPVAATGATAERSRVLVGAEIGHYWIVDQKIFDLSAYGKFVDNVSQRFSPVTVSLGTETISIQGIGESRYGADAGASASLSLTGSARLYVNYDGKLRSAAQSHQGTIGIEFKW from the coding sequence GTGCCCGTTCCATCTGCAGCCGATAGCAATGCGAGGCTGTCGGCCGGCATCGCGCTCACCGATGTCGGCAACAATTTCCTGCGACGGCTCGGCAATCAGGCCACCTGGGGCTTCAACAAGGCGCTGCGGACCAATGCCGGCGGCGGCGGTGGCTCCGAAGCCACCGAAGCACCGGGCTTCCGCACCTGGGCAGAGGCCTATGGCGTCACCGCCAATACTGGCGCGGTGGGCGATTTTGTTGGCGACAAGCGCAACACCGCCGGCGGTGTGGTCGGCTTTGGGGCGCGGGTGATGCCAGGCGTGAACCTCGGCCTGTCGGTCGATCAGAGCCGCACCTCCATCGATGTTCCACTGGCACTGCAATCCGCCACCCTCGATCTCACCCAGGTCGGCTTCAACGCGGCGATCGACAAGGGCGTGTGGACCTGGGCGATCGCGCTGGTGCACGGATCCGGCAGGATCGATAGCCGCCGCGACACCGGCCTCGGCTTCGCCACGGCCGGCTACAATGCCCGCATTGACGGCGTGCTCACCGAGCTCAGCTACTTCTGGAGCCTCGGTCAGGGGCGCATCGTGCCGAAGGTGGCGTTCGAATACGTCCATTCCTCGACGGACGCGCTGCAGGAGTTCGGCGGCCTCGACCCGGTCGCGGCGACCGGCGCGACCGCGGAGCGCTCACGCGTGCTGGTCGGCGCGGAAATCGGGCACTACTGGATCGTCGACCAGAAGATTTTCGACCTCTCTGCCTATGGCAAGTTCGTCGACAACGTCTCGCAGCGCTTCAGCCCGGTCACCGTCAGCCTCGGCACCGAGACCATCTCCATCCAGGGCATCGGCGAGAGTCGCTACGGCGCCGATGCCGGCGCGTCGGCATCGCTGAGCCTCACCGGCTCAGCCCGGCTCTACGTCAACTATGACGGCAAGCTTCGCTCAGCCGCGCAGTCCCACCAGGGGACGATCGGCATCGAATTCAAATGGTGA
- the ndk gene encoding nucleoside-diphosphate kinase, translating into MAIERTFSILKPDATERNLTGAINALIEKAGLRIVAQKRIRMTREQAETFYAVHKARPFFGELVDFMISGPVVVQVLEGENAVLKHRDVMGATDPSKAADGTIRKLHAKSIGENSVHGSDATDTAAIEIAQFFSGNEIVG; encoded by the coding sequence ATGGCTATCGAGCGTACCTTTTCGATTCTGAAGCCCGACGCGACCGAACGCAACCTGACCGGCGCGATCAACGCCCTGATCGAAAAGGCCGGCCTGCGCATCGTCGCCCAGAAGCGCATCCGCATGACCCGCGAGCAGGCCGAGACCTTCTACGCCGTCCACAAGGCGCGTCCGTTCTTCGGCGAACTCGTCGACTTCATGATCTCCGGCCCGGTGGTTGTGCAGGTTCTGGAAGGCGAGAACGCCGTTCTCAAGCATCGCGACGTGATGGGTGCCACCGACCCGTCGAAGGCCGCCGACGGCACCATCCGCAAGCTGCACGCCAAGTCGATCGGCGAGAACTCGGTGCACGGCTCGGACGCCACAGACACCGCCGCGATCGAGATCGCGCAGTTCTTCTCCGGCAACGAAATCGTCGGCTAA
- a CDS encoding methyl-accepting chemotaxis protein, with the protein MLSKYSISAKLFAIVSFLFLVIAIIGGLAFFQMRAINGATQEIQAHWLPSVRWIGEMRVQSARYRAVLRDHLIVADADRPDVDKNLKARKADFEKAYKAYHPLVSSPAERELADLLDKQWAAFIGAAVEVQAFATKGDLAKAKDINAKQVVQVGRAMDATLAKLVEINDKGAEASGEAAEATYSGALRMMALLLGAALLLGLGAAFYLVRDIARGIGSILTPMAQLTSGELSAEIPHLGGTTEIGRIASALQIFKDALIAKQVTDEMAHTDSALQTARADTISKATLTFEAMIGELVGSLSSASSELEASATTLTKTSDVTMTLSGSAASASHLVSENIQSVAAATEEITSSVNEIGRQVHESNRIATAAVSQADKTNQSITKLTQATSRIDDVVKLITAVAEQTNLLALNATIEAARAGEAGRGFAVVAAEVKALASQTAKATDDISVQIADMQSASSETVTIIKEISSTISLMSEASSAIAAAVEEQGAATQEIARNVQQSVHLSNQVASEVTEVNRGTSETGSASNQVLSAAQSLSVQSSRLRTEVAKFLQTVRAA; encoded by the coding sequence CGCCACTCAGGAGATTCAAGCCCACTGGCTGCCCAGCGTGCGCTGGATCGGCGAAATGCGTGTTCAGTCGGCGCGCTACCGCGCCGTATTGCGCGATCACCTGATCGTCGCGGACGCCGACCGCCCGGATGTCGACAAGAATCTGAAGGCCCGCAAGGCCGACTTCGAAAAGGCCTACAAGGCCTATCACCCGCTTGTTTCATCGCCTGCGGAACGCGAGCTAGCCGATCTGCTCGACAAGCAGTGGGCGGCGTTCATCGGCGCGGCCGTGGAGGTGCAAGCCTTCGCCACCAAAGGCGATCTTGCCAAGGCAAAAGACATCAACGCCAAGCAGGTCGTCCAGGTCGGCCGCGCCATGGATGCCACGCTGGCGAAGCTGGTGGAGATCAACGACAAGGGCGCCGAAGCCTCCGGCGAAGCGGCCGAGGCAACCTATTCCGGCGCGCTTCGCATGATGGCCCTGCTCCTCGGCGCCGCCCTGTTGCTGGGATTGGGCGCGGCGTTCTATCTCGTTCGCGACATCGCACGCGGGATCGGATCGATCCTCACACCGATGGCTCAGTTGACGTCGGGCGAATTGTCGGCGGAAATCCCGCATCTGGGCGGCACCACCGAAATCGGCCGCATCGCCAGCGCCTTGCAAATCTTCAAGGACGCCTTGATCGCCAAGCAGGTCACCGATGAAATGGCCCACACAGATTCCGCACTGCAGACCGCGCGTGCCGATACCATCAGCAAGGCGACGCTCACATTCGAAGCCATGATCGGCGAATTGGTGGGCTCGCTGTCGTCCGCATCGTCGGAGCTAGAGGCTTCCGCAACAACGCTCACCAAGACCTCCGATGTCACCATGACGCTGTCCGGTTCGGCCGCCTCGGCGTCGCATCTGGTGTCGGAGAACATTCAGTCGGTGGCGGCGGCCACCGAGGAAATCACCTCGTCAGTCAACGAGATCGGCCGCCAGGTGCATGAGTCCAACCGGATCGCAACGGCCGCCGTGAGCCAGGCAGACAAGACCAACCAGAGCATTACAAAGCTGACCCAGGCAACGTCGCGAATCGACGATGTCGTCAAGCTGATCACCGCCGTGGCCGAGCAGACCAACCTGCTGGCACTCAACGCCACCATCGAGGCGGCGCGCGCTGGCGAGGCCGGCCGTGGCTTCGCCGTCGTCGCCGCCGAGGTCAAGGCGCTGGCATCGCAGACGGCCAAGGCAACCGACGATATCAGCGTCCAGATTGCCGACATGCAGTCGGCGAGTTCGGAAACCGTGACGATCATCAAGGAGATCAGCTCGACCATTTCGCTGATGTCGGAAGCGTCCTCAGCCATCGCAGCTGCGGTTGAGGAACAGGGCGCAGCGACCCAGGAGATCGCGCGCAACGTCCAGCAGTCGGTCCATCTCAGCAATCAGGTCGCCAGCGAAGTCACCGAGGTCAATCGCGGGACCAGCGAGACCGGCTCGGCATCGAACCAGGTTTTGTCAGCGGCACAGTCGTTGTCGGTCCAAAGCAGCCGCCTGAGAACTGAGGTCGCCAAGTTCCTGCAGACCGTTCGCGCAGCTTAA
- a CDS encoding DnaA ATPase domain-containing protein, which translates to MTGRVQPRQLAFALPHAESLSRDNFLEGPANAAALGLIDSWPDWPNRVMLLVGPEGSGKSHLAAIWAEEAGARSTGAHALTAASVPGALATGALVVEDLDVATLDERALFHLLNLAREDEAFVLITARVAPAALPIELRDLRSRLRAVPVINLMPPDDQLLRALIVKFCADRQLTVDETVVSYLASRIERSFAAARQAVELLDTEALRRGRPVTRALAAELLRDA; encoded by the coding sequence GTGACCGGCCGCGTACAACCTCGACAGCTGGCGTTCGCGCTGCCCCATGCGGAAAGCCTGTCCCGCGACAATTTTCTTGAGGGCCCGGCCAATGCGGCTGCGCTCGGCCTGATCGACAGCTGGCCGGACTGGCCGAACCGCGTGATGCTGCTGGTCGGCCCCGAAGGCTCCGGGAAGAGCCATCTCGCGGCGATCTGGGCGGAAGAGGCCGGTGCCCGCTCGACCGGCGCCCATGCCCTGACCGCCGCTTCCGTGCCCGGAGCTCTCGCCACCGGCGCGCTGGTGGTGGAGGATCTCGACGTTGCCACTTTGGATGAGCGCGCGCTGTTTCACCTACTGAATCTTGCGCGCGAAGACGAAGCCTTCGTGCTGATCACCGCGCGGGTCGCCCCGGCCGCACTGCCGATCGAACTGCGCGACCTGCGCTCGCGCCTGCGCGCGGTGCCGGTAATCAATCTGATGCCGCCCGACGATCAACTGCTGCGTGCACTCATCGTCAAGTTTTGCGCCGACCGGCAACTGACCGTGGACGAAACCGTGGTGAGTTATCTCGCCAGCCGGATCGAGCGATCTTTTGCCGCAGCCCGACAGGCGGTCGAATTGCTCGATACCGAGGCGTTGCGGCGGGGCCGTCCGGTGACGCGCGCATTGGCCGCGGAACTGCTGCGCGACGCCTGA
- the purM gene encoding phosphoribosylformylglycinamidine cyclo-ligase yields the protein MTDPKKGLTYADAGVDIDAGNRLVDLIKPMVRATARAGADSEIGGFGGLFDLKAAGFKDPVLVAATDGVGTKVKIAIEAGVHDGIGIDLVAMSVNDLVVQGAEPLFFLDYFACGKLDPEAVAAIIAGVAKGCRESGCALIGGETAEMPGLYKDGDYDLAGFAVGAAERGTLLPTKDIAAGDAVIGLASSGVHSNGFSLVRKIVENSGLAYSAQAPFLPIMTLGGALLTPTRLYVKSCLRAIRETGAVKGLAHITGGGFTDNIPRVLPKDLGVRIDLNALTVLPVFKWLAEQGGIAELELLRTFNCGIGMIAIVKPDAVQAVMDILREGGEVVTLLGEVIATEGEERVIYDGHLDLTL from the coding sequence ATGACCGACCCGAAAAAAGGCCTCACCTACGCGGATGCGGGCGTCGATATCGATGCCGGCAACCGGCTGGTCGACCTCATCAAGCCGATGGTCCGCGCCACCGCGCGCGCCGGCGCGGATTCCGAGATCGGCGGCTTTGGCGGCCTGTTCGATCTCAAGGCGGCCGGCTTCAAGGATCCGGTCCTGGTCGCGGCCACCGACGGCGTCGGCACCAAGGTCAAGATCGCCATCGAAGCCGGCGTGCATGACGGGATCGGCATCGACCTGGTCGCCATGTCGGTCAACGACCTCGTCGTACAGGGCGCCGAGCCGCTGTTCTTTCTCGACTACTTTGCCTGCGGCAAGCTCGATCCGGAGGCCGTCGCAGCGATCATCGCCGGCGTGGCCAAAGGCTGCCGGGAGTCCGGCTGCGCATTGATCGGTGGCGAGACCGCCGAGATGCCCGGGCTCTACAAGGACGGCGACTACGACCTCGCCGGCTTTGCCGTGGGCGCCGCCGAGCGCGGCACGCTGTTGCCGACCAAAGACATTGCCGCCGGTGACGCCGTCATCGGCCTCGCCTCCTCCGGCGTGCATTCCAACGGCTTCTCGCTGGTGCGCAAGATCGTCGAGAACTCCGGCCTCGCTTATTCCGCGCAAGCGCCGTTCCTGCCGATCATGACCCTGGGCGGTGCGCTGCTGACCCCGACCCGGCTCTACGTCAAATCCTGCCTGCGCGCGATCCGCGAGACCGGCGCCGTCAAGGGCCTCGCCCACATCACCGGCGGCGGCTTCACCGACAATATCCCGCGCGTGCTGCCTAAGGACCTCGGCGTCCGCATCGACTTGAACGCGCTCACCGTGCTGCCCGTGTTCAAGTGGCTGGCCGAACAAGGCGGCATCGCCGAACTCGAACTGCTGCGGACCTTCAACTGCGGCATCGGCATGATCGCCATCGTCAAGCCCGACGCCGTGCAGGCGGTGATGGACATCCTCCGCGAGGGCGGCGAAGTCGTGACGCTGCTCGGCGAAGTCATTGCCACCGAGGGCGAGGAGCGCGTGATTTATGACGGGCATCTCGACCTGACCCTGTGA
- a CDS encoding cold-shock protein: MQKGTVKWFNPTKGYGFIKPNAGDKDVFVHISAVERAGLSTLNENQVVEYDLVENRGKSSAENLKVS, encoded by the coding sequence ATGCAAAAGGGCACCGTCAAGTGGTTCAACCCGACCAAGGGTTATGGGTTCATCAAGCCGAATGCGGGGGACAAGGATGTGTTCGTCCATATCTCCGCCGTCGAGCGCGCTGGGCTCAGCACCCTCAACGAAAATCAGGTCGTGGAATATGATCTTGTCGAAAACCGCGGCAAGTCGTCCGCTGAAAATCTGAAAGTCTCGTAA
- a CDS encoding CDP-alcohol phosphatidyltransferase family protein — MSIPNIITLGRILLVPVIVWAIASSQMEIAFAIFVIAGVSDAVDGFLAKRFNMASDLGALLDPLADKALLVSIYVALGIWGAVPRWIVILVVSRDIMIVGAVIVSWLFGKPIPMKPLMVSKLNTVAQVAFAALVLAALGFGFKSSPYDLILMGFVTVLTLLSVSLYLVEWMRHMSTIEPTR, encoded by the coding sequence TTGAGTATTCCAAACATTATTACGCTCGGCCGCATTCTGCTGGTGCCGGTCATCGTCTGGGCAATCGCCTCCAGCCAGATGGAAATCGCATTCGCAATATTCGTGATTGCCGGGGTCAGCGATGCCGTGGACGGATTTCTTGCCAAGCGCTTCAATATGGCAAGCGATCTGGGCGCGCTGCTCGATCCGCTCGCCGACAAGGCGCTGCTGGTTTCCATCTATGTCGCTTTGGGCATCTGGGGCGCGGTGCCGCGCTGGATCGTCATTCTGGTGGTGTCGCGCGATATCATGATCGTCGGCGCCGTGATTGTGTCATGGTTGTTCGGCAAGCCGATCCCGATGAAGCCGCTGATGGTGTCGAAGCTCAATACGGTGGCCCAGGTGGCATTCGCCGCCTTGGTTCTCGCGGCCCTCGGATTTGGCTTCAAATCGTCCCCTTACGATTTGATTCTAATGGGTTTTGTGACGGTCTTGACCTTGCTTTCGGTGTCCCTCTATCTGGTCGAGTGGATGCGGCATATGAGCACGATCGAGCCAACCCGCTGA
- the purN gene encoding phosphoribosylglycinamide formyltransferase: MRRRVAILISGRGSNMTALIDAAKADGFPAEIVVVISNKADAPGLVSANARGIATRVVESQPFGKDRAAFETTLQQALDDCSVDLICLGGFMRLFTADFVRRWYGRMLNIHPSLLPSFPGLDPHGQALRAGVKISGATVHFVIPETDAGPIVMQGAVAVADDDTADTLAARVLAIEHRIYPEALRLLANGDARLDGDLCKTVGSVSLAGTMISPAIV, encoded by the coding sequence ATGCGCCGCCGCGTCGCTATCCTGATTTCCGGGCGCGGGTCCAATATGACCGCGCTGATCGATGCCGCAAAGGCTGACGGCTTTCCCGCCGAGATCGTCGTCGTGATCTCGAACAAGGCGGATGCGCCCGGCCTGGTCAGCGCCAACGCGCGCGGCATTGCCACGCGGGTGGTCGAGAGCCAGCCCTTCGGCAAGGACCGCGCGGCCTTCGAAACCACCCTGCAGCAAGCCCTGGACGATTGCAGCGTCGACCTGATCTGCCTCGGCGGCTTCATGCGGCTGTTCACTGCCGATTTCGTGCGGCGCTGGTACGGCCGCATGCTGAACATTCACCCGTCGCTGCTGCCGTCCTTCCCCGGCCTCGATCCGCATGGCCAGGCGTTGCGCGCCGGCGTCAAGATCTCCGGTGCCACGGTGCACTTCGTCATTCCGGAAACCGATGCCGGCCCGATCGTGATGCAGGGTGCCGTCGCCGTTGCCGATGACGACACCGCCGATACCCTGGCGGCACGCGTGCTGGCGATCGAGCACCGCATCTATCCGGAAGCACTGAGGTTGCTTGCAAACGGCGATGCCCGGCTCGATGGCGATCTGTGCAAGACCGTCGGGAGCGTCAGCCTTGCCGGCACGATGATATCGCCGGCCATCGTCTAG
- the ppx gene encoding exopolyphosphatase — MTIRARKREASVAVIDIGSNSVRLVVYESLTRSLVTLFNEKALCGLGREVQTTGLLAADAVGKALTALRRFRALCKVMKVGRVYAIATAAARDAKNGPDFIVAAEKICGCEIQIISGPREAKLSALGVISGIHKPNGIVGDLGGGSLELIDVKGNAVRTGITLPLGSLALQDASQKSPKRAEKIVKSALIGVTQLTAARGRNFYAVGGTWRALARLHIIQSGYSLKVMHGYSIPAADALSFVRRVRRLATANMLANLESIAEARQPLLVYAALVLEHLILTAQPKTIVFSTYGVREGLLYEMLPPAQRVQDGLVCAAQAMNVLLSRSARHAEELKSWTDRFVRVARLKETPEDKRLRHVACLLSDTGWRAHPDHRGEQALSLITNGNFGSIDHQGRAFLALSVFYRYAGLSEQNEPPLQVRALVTPAQIERARILGAAFRVAHLISAARPGVLPAIHFTSKERKMMLVFEHRIVDLVADRVGSRFKQLARLVGRAGSIIRR, encoded by the coding sequence GTGACAATCCGCGCACGCAAACGCGAAGCCAGTGTCGCGGTGATCGACATTGGCTCCAACTCGGTGCGACTCGTCGTCTATGAATCGCTGACCCGAAGCCTGGTTACGCTGTTCAACGAAAAGGCACTGTGCGGCCTCGGCCGTGAAGTGCAGACCACGGGTCTGCTGGCCGCCGATGCGGTCGGCAAGGCATTGACGGCGCTGCGCCGGTTTCGCGCACTCTGCAAGGTCATGAAGGTGGGGCGTGTCTATGCCATCGCCACCGCCGCAGCGCGCGATGCCAAGAACGGGCCCGACTTCATCGTCGCGGCGGAGAAGATCTGCGGCTGTGAGATCCAGATCATTTCCGGTCCGCGCGAGGCGAAGCTGTCGGCGCTGGGTGTGATCTCGGGCATCCACAAGCCGAACGGTATCGTCGGCGACCTCGGCGGCGGATCGCTCGAGCTGATCGATGTGAAAGGCAATGCCGTACGAACCGGCATCACGCTGCCGCTCGGCAGCCTGGCGCTGCAGGACGCCTCGCAGAAGTCGCCGAAACGTGCCGAGAAGATCGTCAAGTCTGCGCTGATCGGCGTCACGCAGCTGACAGCCGCTCGCGGGCGCAATTTCTATGCGGTCGGCGGCACCTGGCGCGCGCTGGCGCGATTGCACATCATCCAGAGCGGATACTCGCTGAAGGTGATGCACGGCTATTCCATACCGGCAGCGGATGCGCTCAGTTTTGTGCGGCGCGTGCGCCGGCTGGCGACCGCCAACATGCTCGCCAATCTCGAATCCATCGCCGAAGCCCGGCAGCCGCTGCTGGTCTATGCGGCGCTGGTGCTCGAACATCTGATTCTGACGGCGCAGCCGAAGACCATCGTGTTTTCCACCTATGGCGTGCGCGAGGGCCTGCTCTACGAAATGTTGCCCCCCGCCCAACGTGTGCAGGACGGGCTGGTCTGCGCTGCGCAGGCTATGAACGTGCTGCTGTCACGGTCGGCGCGGCATGCCGAGGAATTGAAAAGCTGGACCGATCGCTTCGTCAGGGTCGCGCGCCTCAAGGAAACGCCGGAAGACAAGCGGTTGCGCCATGTCGCGTGCTTGTTGTCGGACACTGGCTGGCGCGCGCATCCGGATCACCGCGGCGAGCAGGCATTAAGTCTGATCACCAACGGCAATTTCGGCTCCATCGACCATCAGGGGCGCGCGTTCCTCGCGCTGTCGGTATTCTACCGCTATGCGGGGCTCAGCGAGCAGAACGAGCCGCCTTTGCAGGTTCGCGCTCTGGTGACGCCGGCACAGATCGAGCGCGCGCGCATTCTCGGCGCGGCGTTTCGCGTGGCGCATCTGATTTCCGCGGCGCGGCCCGGCGTGCTGCCCGCGATCCACTTCACCTCGAAAGAGCGCAAAATGATGCTGGTGTTCGAGCATCGCATCGTCGATCTCGTCGCCGATCGCGTCGGCAGCCGCTTCAAGCAACTGGCGCGGCTGGTCGGGCGGGCCGGGTCGATCATCCGGCGCTGA
- the rnd gene encoding ribonuclease D encodes MELITTTAQLTAACERLAKHPVITVDTEFLRETTYYPLLCVVQMASAEDALVIDTLADGIDLKPFFDLMSNEKVLKVFHAARQDIEIVWHRAGIVPHPIFDTQVAAMVLGYGDSIAYDQLVERITGHRPDKTHRFTDWSRRPLTEEQVHYAVSDVTHLRDVFAALDADLKKRGRSDWVSEEMEVLTSPKTYDFHPERAWERLKTRVRKPKELAVLMEVAAWREQEAQSRDVPRSRVLKDDAVGDIATHAPTTLEKLASLRSLPKGFDRSKWGSDIVAAVQRGVARDPSTLPKIEKPRGNTNGAAIVELLKVLLRMTSERHAVASKVIATVDDLEQIANDDNADVGALRGWRREMFGEAALALKQGRLALAIEKGRVVRVDRS; translated from the coding sequence ATGGAACTGATTACCACCACCGCACAGCTCACCGCCGCCTGCGAACGGCTCGCCAAGCATCCCGTCATCACGGTCGATACGGAATTCCTGCGCGAAACCACCTATTATCCCTTGCTCTGCGTGGTGCAGATGGCCAGCGCCGAGGACGCGCTGGTGATCGACACCCTGGCCGACGGCATTGACCTCAAGCCCTTCTTCGACCTGATGTCGAACGAGAAGGTGCTGAAAGTATTCCACGCTGCCCGGCAGGATATTGAAATCGTCTGGCACCGCGCGGGCATCGTGCCGCACCCGATCTTCGACACCCAGGTCGCCGCCATGGTGCTGGGCTATGGCGATTCCATCGCCTACGACCAGCTGGTCGAGCGCATCACCGGTCACCGCCCGGACAAGACCCACCGTTTCACCGACTGGTCGCGCCGCCCGCTGACCGAAGAGCAGGTGCATTACGCCGTTTCCGACGTCACCCACCTGCGCGACGTGTTCGCCGCACTGGACGCCGACCTCAAGAAGCGCGGTCGCAGCGACTGGGTGAGCGAGGAGATGGAGGTCCTGACCTCGCCGAAGACCTACGACTTCCACCCCGAGCGTGCCTGGGAGCGCCTCAAGACTCGGGTGCGCAAGCCCAAGGAACTCGCGGTGTTGATGGAAGTCGCGGCCTGGCGCGAACAGGAAGCGCAGAGCCGCGACGTGCCGCGCTCGCGCGTGTTGAAGGACGACGCCGTCGGCGACATCGCCACCCACGCCCCTACCACACTGGAAAAGCTCGCCAGCCTGCGTTCCCTGCCGAAGGGTTTTGATCGCTCAAAATGGGGCTCCGATATTGTCGCCGCCGTGCAGCGCGGCGTCGCGCGCGATCCGTCGACACTGCCGAAGATCGAGAAGCCGCGCGGCAACACCAATGGCGCGGCCATCGTCGAATTGCTGAAAGTGCTGCTGCGCATGACCTCCGAGCGTCACGCCGTGGCCAGCAAGGTGATTGCCACCGTCGACGATCTCGAGCAGATCGCCAACGACGACAACGCCGACGTCGGCGCGCTGCGCGGCTGGCGCCGCGAGATGTTCGGCGAAGCGGCCCTTGCCCTGAAGCAGGGCCGGCTGGCGCTGGCGATCGAAAAAGGCCGCGTCGTCAGGGTCGACCGGAGTTAA
- a CDS encoding sulfur globule protein precursor yields MFRKLALTVIAAASLGAAALAPTSASAWGGHGGWHGGGWHGGGWHGGWHRGWGGPRFVGGPAYFGGGGCYVRRLVPTPWGPRWRVINRCY; encoded by the coding sequence ATGTTCCGCAAACTCGCGCTGACTGTAATCGCGGCGGCCTCGCTTGGTGCGGCCGCGCTGGCCCCGACCTCCGCATCCGCCTGGGGCGGCCACGGTGGCTGGCATGGCGGAGGATGGCACGGCGGTGGCTGGCACGGCGGTTGGCACCGCGGCTGGGGCGGTCCCCGCTTCGTCGGCGGGCCGGCCTATTTCGGCGGTGGCGGATGCTATGTGCGGCGGCTGGTTCCCACACCGTGGGGTCCGCGCTGGCGGGTCATCAACCGCTGTTACTGA